The segment CGTAAATCTCTCCATATTGTTCGattatgtaaaatgtaaaataaacaaTCGaaataggaagaataaaatactACAAATGTATACCTACCTCctgcattataaataataaaaagcggTGTAAGCAACGACagtgttataaaaaataatacgatAAAAAAGCTTAGAGAAcatattttagttttatatttgtAATTCGCTGAACTTGTAAATATTTCGATGGCAGCCATTGTGACGCGTTGCCTTGACAACGGCTTACAAAATAGAACATGTTTACTGAGTAATTTGTGTAATTTGGAGTTAGTAGAGGTTATGATAACTTTCGTAAGAAACGTAAACATCTTTTCAAAGGACTTCAACataatattcaataataattatgtacTTACATTCGTACTATTATTTTGCATCCAGATTAATAGAGTACCCCAcaaaattatcattttttaaaaaaaaaggtacaaaaaagagaGGCAAGTATATAATCCGATCAAAAagaatcttatttaaaaacattgtcgtaaattaatataaatttattaatgtgctatatttaactttacaaaagtaatgatatacaaaaattgcgccaattatcacaatggctatttatacaaagaaaaaatgtattaaataatattaagcagatatatttttatacaaataaatattttaatacgaataaatattttattcaaaatacttggcgctgctctcCGAATTGGttttgctaaactgaataaatgtgtataaattgcattaagaactttttctttctttcttgtctcagtgctgtcttgtcttgttttatttattaaccaagacaattaacattttttttcggtttcgcaccgccaagtattttgaataaaatatatattcgtattaaaatatttatttgtataaaaatatatctgcttagtattatttaatacattttttctttgcataaatagccattgtgataattggcgcaatttttgtatatcattacttttgtaaagttaaatatagcacattaataaatttatattaatttgcgacaatgtttttaaataagattcgttttgatcggattatatacttggcgctcttttttgtacctttttttaaaaacaggtAATTTTTTGgggatttcacacattttgtagtgtttattgatgactggataattttttcaccgcctcggggttattttttttaacaatatattatattgtcatccaaactacgcacgcctgcaaagctacaagacaattggattcgtggaattggtttaaatttgagttttcagatatgaagcaaacagaggatcaaagctgaatagaatcgtttaattaatataatactatgccacaataaattttttttctctgacgtagatcacactgcatcatcttctgcttcgattatctgtaaatatataaaagccacattttttagttacaacctaacgtagaacttatagaAAAAGGGGGGActtttgctatagtaagtgtagagactacataatgtgtccgaaggaggtgagagtgtatggcagaaagtcttgttggaggaaatttaaatgctaatggtaatttagcgaaaatgaacaaagagatccaatatttttaacgcacaatttattgatgttgcaataaaattaatttagtatgtttattggtgaattgaaatattgttaatgggaaactaataaaattaatcaatAGCGTgggaactactgtggattttaattaataatgtattacgaatatctttcacaaaagattggaaAGTATCGGGAGATGCGTTTTCAGTGTACTTTCgtcactaatgtgacttactctacattgcaagcagtacgccataatttttttaattcttaatgctacgctaatttgaaaaattttatcgatttaccttatttgacaaatttccagaaacttgtgcaaaacaagatgcttctctgtctatctaaccttcttcggacaacctccaagcctgtgcgtccccttcatttctatcggagcctgtgcgtcccctttatTTCTCTCCAAGCTTGTGCGTCCCCTTTACTTCTATAAGCTTTATATagaaactctaaattaaaaatggcttactggtataagaatatctgacaatttaaatgcaatttgttacaatatattattattttgtacatgcctggtataaatttctagaaacttgtgcgaaagaagatgtttctcagtcgaaccttctccgggcAACTTTCAagtctgtgcgtccccttcgttTCTAGAAGCTCTacgtaaaaaatgtattaaaaaattttggcgacttaccttgttaattgagacaataattcagtgtcctacaTGGtataaaaactcgtgacattggAAAAATGTTAACTACTTACcatatttgacacttggcaggttatgatggtTTGACACTATATAGCTAGATTATGTTTACCTTGACAGTTATGCTGGTCTGGCTGTCACGTGATAATAATTTGTTACGCGATAGGCCGAAACCTTCATCCAATGAACGACgtgcctgagagacatttcCTCTCCCTTCCATGTtcccctcttgcccacacttgaagatggagaaaaatctcttaacataaaattcggcaaattgcaacttccctgctggaacagccagttagaaccgcgttgaattttgatctggatctatctggttcaatgcggtgctacctggattttcaagcagtgatttgtgccagttcaaaaacgaatccggttcaatgcggatatccagatcgatggatgaaacaggatttgcatgtgcgaaatttatcaatttctatcaggaactgccatttgtataaacccggaagtttcgtatctgaaattgcggatcaaaaaACTTACGAATTCGatctggaaatgccacaagctctttcgagtccgtcgcgatccggattggcagagcaaataattcacgggatgcataccgtcgagatttttacatgcatatccggtttgaaaccgatagaaaatatttcatcgggttcaatctggaatttacgggaagaaaaccgcatcaatccggatttaaaattttttaatgcggttctaactggcagcTCCAGCAGGGTTTACATcggaatatctcagctcataaggcacgtaggaacaaaacgaagacacttttcttatgtaaatcaaacccaagctatccattaagaccattcaaaacttaAACGAATCAGccgttattgagattcgataatcgcaGGGTTTTTCCAAAAACTGCCCGGCGTAATATAgccacggtagtgtctcgcgctgcgcatatACCTATATACATATACTTGACGCGAGACACTACCATGTCTcttgattatttattaaacaataaaaaaagtacACAATGATCATATAGGTAGATTCTAGCTAATagatagaaataattatatagTAAGTGTAAGCGGGGATTTGTATTATTATGGACATGGTAAATGGTTATACCGTATTCTACAGATTATATAATTTCGCACTTTGAATATTCCCGCCCAGGCTTGCCCACCAACATTTTCCTGGGCAAACTTATTagggagggggaacacctacaggagtggtggtaatgtgtgcgtgaaacgCCATGATGGGACGAACCGGCACACAGGGAgcggcgggctccagctacgctgatggaaggggaaacacctacaggagcggtggcaatgtgtgcatgaactgacgCCACCGCGAAACCAGCCAAGTGGCGACACGCGAAGCGAATGTGACGTCACGAATGTACCAACGCCAGccaagggcggtattctcagtagGGGTGTTTGATTCACCTCAAATAATCGATtcttgaatcgattcaaaatcgaattataagaattgatccttctaaaaaatctgaaccaaagaatcgagatgaaaagaatcgccataattttttttctccaaaattagtacatatacatagaagtcggatttgaataattttgaaagaatcgatataaaaaatacttttacaaggAACAGTTTGGGATAGTTGTTGAAGCGCATTGtattgaatagaagaaatattttgctatccattttaaatattttattcgtcaTGTAATTGTGattctttcattgataaggaatttaaaaacaataattgctgtaaatgttcaggtgataaactatttctgtgatcagttaaaatatttccggcgttggaaaatacacaaggaaggaggaaggaagaatggtaaagaaagatccagaactgtccagaacataagaatcgtttataaatttaGCGCGATTTCTGTATAAATTTGGCGGGAATCCTGTATAAATGGCGGGAAACGTATAAAACCAGAAAACCCTACGCAAAAAGCAGtttgattggtcctttcactagtggcaattaattcccccagacggcaaaaaatcgattgtcgattcttacatcaaagaatcgcttctggggaaaatcggataccaaagaatcgatttaaAAGGtagatcttttaaccaaaagaatcgattttctgaagaatcgaatcggaaCCGAACACCCCtaattctcagtcgctacttattcttaaccaagtgcttaagcattcggcatcctttactagctactaggttagtagaggatgccgcatgcttaagcatttgtttaagaataagtagcgactgagaataccgcccttagtgattttgcactacAACCTTAGTGGCGTCACTCATAGATGGCGTTCCCATCGTGGCGTCTCATCAAAGAGGAGAtacaataagaggcgtcactcacTCCGAGcagaacctttgaagtccttacttcaccttggcatttaaattggttgtctattcgagcgggatattcaaatcgactgaatgtaccttaccgcaatttgctgattatttccgaagtttaccgtggtttaccgatcattgccgaatgggcatttaaattggttgtctagtgatttccctagtttatgtctgtccttgtcgagtgacgcctcttgtTACATCTCCTCTTTGGTCTCATGCACCATTACCACCACTTCTGTAGGTGTTGCCCTCCCTCCACAAATAAGTTTGCCCAGGAAAATGTTGCTCGACAAGCCTGTTCCCGCCAATGGGTAGACCGCAGAGCATTAAATTTGTTATTGAGCGAATTGTTGAAATTAGCAACGATTCTGTCAATCtgcatttaaataattagaaatatcattttgttaatttcaatttaaacatATTACAGTATAGATAAGCGAGACTAAGTAAATCCTACTTACATACATAGTTATTTAGAAAACTAAGCAGGTACATACGTACGTATAGCAACGATGGACGACAAAGAAAGAGCTAGTTGTTTAAAACTTTTGGAAGATTTAAAAGGTACGTGACCAACAGCGAAATTCAAACTCTATATATTGTCTGTGTGTAAAAAATTGTGGACCACAGGTATATCTTATACCTGTTGAAAAATTCTCGTAAACAATGACCCTTTTAATTCGACAGTGTAATTTACTTAGTGTAATTTCGCTTTCTGTTTTAAGCTTGATTTTACTGATTTTACAATAACATTTTTACAGATAAAGGAAAAGAATATTCTGAGTTCGAAAAGTTACTTAACTTATTACACAAGTATGCAGCATCGCACGGACTGGACGACCAAGTCTTTGACTTATTAATGAACGTTATtataaatattgatttgggttAGCGTGTTTCAGATTCCATACAAAAGCAATTGTATTCTGTAGTAAATATAaactaatgaaaaatatttaacaggTGCTGTTAAACTGGTATCTTTAATAAAATGTTTAGTTCCAAGACATACGGTACCTGAACAGAGCTTTAAATTAATTACCGCTTGGTGGTTATCATCTGTGTACACATTGCCAATTACAGTGTCTATCATTGTTGTACAATGGATCATTGGTATTATATGAAACTCTATTACTATACATGAGCCCTTTATTTtaaaagtggcctaagtccatttttcaattattttttgttcaCTGTAGTAACGCATACAACTTCGAGTTAGtactaaaaatttatatataagaaTCCTTTagatataaatggacttaggtcactttcaaaataaacagcTCACATATTAGTTGTTTGCAATGATGAAAAGTTAACATACACAAGAAGATCTGAAGAAAATGCGAGaacaaaaataatatgtatgctTTTAGGCTTGTGGGAGTATCAGTTGATCGATAAGAAAGttctaaatatattttacgGCGTTCTATTTCATGTAATGCTGAAGAAGGAAAGATTGGTAATTGCGTTTCCTGTGATTTTCAGTTTATAATTGCAATTATAATAGGCTTTGTGTGGAAAGGATATTTACCAATGTTATTTCAGGATAAATATATAGCACGGCTCATATATTTGTTAACAAAACCAGAAGATGTAACGCGTAGGGAAGTGACTCGGCTATGGACTCTACATCGAAAGTTTACGAAGCCCCAGAAACATATTATCGTGTTACTATCGTAAGTAACTACAATTAGAAATATGCTGTCGATAGAACTGTAatgtttaaatgaaaatttctgtATGACTTTAGATTATTTAAGTCGTACAAACCTGAATTAGTTCCTGAACAGATCGAGTCTGTAAACGTAGAGAGCGCATGGACACCGCTACCAGAAGTTTTACAAATCATGTTTCAAGGTGTCAGAGCTCGCTCGGAAATTCAACAAACGCGAGACTTAGATTCGAAGTCTTTCCATTGGAACGCAGCCAAGGTGACTATTCGACACCTGCCGAAATTCCGGCAAATATGAATTTAGAAACTTTAGAATGTATATATCTTTTAATACATTGTAATAGCccgagcaaagaaagaaggcCGTAGCACCCCTGATACCATCTGTAGGATATTTTCAAATAGGTTCGAGTAGTTTCAAAGAGAGGGATACACGATCCATCTTTGATATTACCAGGTATGATAGACCATTACCGCGAATGATAGAAACGATTTGTTCATTTAATACTTCTTACGCAACGAAATGTTTCAGCATGGAGGAATTAGGAAAATTGCATGTAAACGCAGAATTACCATGTAACGCTATATCTCTCTTAGCTAACACAGCTGGATATCACCTCCTCACATTTGCTAATTCCCATTATCAAAGTAGATTCTCTTACAATCTCTATAATACTTTGATAAGAGGTATGcgttgaaaacaaaatttcaatGACTTATAAGTACGCTTCGCAAATAAGAAGAAAGAATAATATCTCTTTTATCTCAGCATTGATTCTGGAAAACGAGAGAATTTCTCCGAAAGAAATCAATAATTTATTAGATATGACTGCAGAATTTTCACGTTACATGCAACAGGGAATACCAGTCGTCAATCATTTTCTGGACGAGTACCTCTATTTGAACACGGGGGAGTATCAGTCAAAGTCATTGGCGTTGATACAATGGATAACTTCAATATCCATTAGTGGTATATCTTTACTAATTTTCTATAAACCAACACTATTCGTTGACTTTTGTGTTACTGTAACTTCTGCACGAAAGAAGTAAATTGCTATCGCTTACAGATTTACAGGGGAAAGTATTAGTCCATGTAAAAAGTATATTTTACGAATCGACATTGACTTTTAAATGTGAAATTATCAGAACATTGAGAATATTGATCACAAATTTGGTACGTTGAACTGTACGTTATTTTCGTATTTCATTATTCAAATTACCAATAAAACTTTCTAATTATGAGAACGAACGCTGCTGACTTCGTCGTTGAAggaataattaataaagaattGTTTATTGCAGTTTGTTAATCAAGGATTCGAAGGATGCCACCAAAACACACCCGCGTTATTCTTGGGACAAGGTCCAGTAGATAATTTAGAAGATATTCTTCCCATTCTCATAGAAGTGTCTGAAGACCTCATTACATCTGGTTTAAATATACACTGTTATGACATTTTACTACTTTCAGAAGCATTGTCATTTTATGAACAAGTACGCGCTAAAATTGAACGATATAAAAATATGCTTACGTAGGGTAAatggtaccagtagttgactacttttcagaaaaacgtgaaaaataaggtttttagaagtggcgaactgcgggtattaggagccgcggcgcgctgtttcaaagagatag is part of the Andrena cerasifolii isolate SP2316 chromosome 1, iyAndCera1_principal, whole genome shotgun sequence genome and harbors:
- the LOC143369466 gene encoding centromere protein I — encoded protein: MDDKERASCLKLLEDLKDKGKEYSEFEKLLNLLHKYAASHGLDDQVFDLLMNVIINIDLGAVKLVSLIKCLVPRHTVPEQSFKLITAWWLSSVYTLPITVSIIVVQWIIGLWEYQLIDKKVLNIFYGVLFHVMLKKERLDKYIARLIYLLTKPEDVTRREVTRLWTLHRKFTKPQKHIIVLLSLFKSYKPELVPEQIESVNVESAWTPLPEVLQIMFQGVRARSEIQQTRDLDSKSFHWNAAKPEQRKKAVAPLIPSVGYFQIGSSSFKERDTRSIFDITSMEELGKLHVNAELPCNAISLLANTAGYHLLTFANSHYQSRFSYNLYNTLIRALILENERISPKEINNLLDMTAEFSRYMQQGIPVVNHFLDEYLYLNTGEYQSKSLALIQWITSISISDLQGKVLVHVKSIFYESTLTFKCEIIRTLRILITNLFVNQGFEGCHQNTPALFLGQGPVDNLEDILPILIEVSEDLITSGLNIHCYDILLLSEALSFYEQVCFLENRSSIQSFTLAPPAVIYGSFVSKSCAILSRICKLLLRYRDISLQFKNRKLRNQFKTKIDKLCVYAKDYVGALWYDEPFAERTNAYLFNNIPDKVVKDLAHCDLDHLLNINNHYAILPYKWILRKAGLSIDTKEDAMSTALHYYPNVNEFIGIFQT